In Flavobacteriaceae bacterium, the following proteins share a genomic window:
- a CDS encoding glyoxalase/bleomycin resistance/extradiol dioxygenase family protein, producing MTTNFSFRHITPVLPSLDIEKDIAWHKQYTGFESISHDSMYAVLKRDHLFIHLQWHADTKDDPLLGGSVIKIFVKDIQFIFEEFVNRGTVSKDKLRLNTPWNTNEFGFYDLNNNAIFIVE from the coding sequence ATGACAACAAATTTTTCGTTCAGACATATTACACCAGTTTTACCTTCCCTAGATATAGAAAAAGATATTGCCTGGCATAAACAATATACAGGTTTTGAATCTATATCCCATGATAGTATGTATGCCGTTTTAAAACGAGACCATCTATTTATTCATTTACAATGGCATGCCGATACCAAAGATGATCCTTTACTTGGAGGGTCTGTGATTAAAATTTTTGTTAAAGATATCCAGTTTATTTTTGAAGAGTTTGTAAATAGAGGGACTGTAAGTAAAGACAAGCTTCGCTTAAACACACCATGGAATACTAACGAATTTGGATTTTATGATTTAAATAATAATGCGATATTTATTGTAGAATAA
- a CDS encoding alanine dehydrogenase: MKFAIIKERKNPPDRRVVFSPEKLKEAASQFPNAIFKVEPSDIRVFSNNAYKAQGFEVTSDINDCDVMIGVKEVPIEALISNKKYFFFSHTIKKQPYNRKLLQAVLDKNIEMYDHETIVRENGLRLIGFGRYAGLVGAYNGFRALGLRDGLFNLPKVENLPDLDAVKAELDKITLPHIKILLSGTGKVARGAKEILDHLKIKQVSDALYLTSRFTEPIYCLIDVMEYSKRVDGKVGNTSEFYKDPSGYESNFMPYAKETNFFIAGHFYGDGAPYLFTKDDAKHPDFKINLIADISCDIDGPIASTIRPSTIAEPFYGYNSQTETEVAYDTKDAITVMAVDNLPCELPKDASEGFGDMFLEHVIPAFFNNDKDGILQRAKITENGKLTKRFSYLQDYVDGKE, from the coding sequence ATTAAATTTGCGATAATCAAAGAACGTAAAAACCCACCTGATCGCCGTGTGGTATTTTCTCCAGAAAAATTAAAAGAAGCTGCTTCACAGTTTCCAAATGCTATTTTTAAAGTTGAACCTAGTGATATTAGAGTGTTTTCGAACAATGCATATAAAGCACAAGGTTTTGAAGTAACTTCAGATATTAATGATTGCGATGTTATGATTGGGGTGAAAGAAGTGCCAATTGAAGCTTTGATTTCGAATAAGAAATATTTTTTCTTTTCACATACGATTAAAAAACAACCTTATAATAGAAAATTGTTACAAGCAGTACTTGATAAAAATATTGAGATGTATGATCATGAAACTATTGTTAGAGAAAATGGATTACGATTAATCGGTTTTGGACGTTACGCTGGACTTGTTGGTGCTTATAATGGTTTTAGAGCTTTAGGATTGAGAGATGGATTGTTTAATTTACCTAAAGTAGAAAACTTACCTGATTTAGATGCAGTAAAAGCAGAATTAGATAAAATAACATTGCCTCATATTAAAATTCTATTATCAGGTACAGGAAAAGTAGCCCGAGGTGCAAAAGAGATTTTAGATCATTTAAAAATTAAACAAGTAAGTGATGCCTTGTATTTAACATCTAGATTTACTGAACCTATATATTGTTTAATAGATGTTATGGAATATAGTAAGCGTGTGGATGGTAAAGTAGGTAATACATCAGAGTTTTATAAAGATCCAAGTGGTTACGAAAGTAACTTTATGCCTTATGCTAAAGAAACCAACTTTTTTATAGCAGGTCATTTTTATGGAGATGGGGCACCATACTTATTTACTAAAGATGATGCTAAACACCCTGATTTTAAAATTAACCTTATTGCAGATATTTCTTGTGATATTGATGGACCAATAGCCAGTACAATTAGACCATCAACAATTGCAGAACCTTTTTACGGTTATAATTCGCAAACTGAAACTGAAGTTGCGTATGATACTAAAGATGCTATTACCGTTATGGCGGTTGATAATTTACCTTGCGAACTTCCAAAAGATGCAAGTGAAGGTTTTGGAGATATGTTTTTAGAACATGTTATTCCAGCATTTTTTAATAATGATAAGGATGGCATTTTACAACGTGCAAAAATTACAGAAAATGGAAAACTCACAAAACGATTTTCTTATCTACAAGATTATGTGGACGGAAAAGAATAA
- a CDS encoding ABC transporter ATP-binding protein has product MNTLQITNLTKTYPNGVKAINDISLTITNGMFGLLGANGAGKSSLMRTIASLQEPSSGSISFNNEDIVSKPQYVRENLGYLPQEFGVYPKVSAEKLLNHMAVLKGITNKKTRKDQVEALLQQTNLFEHRKKAVHTFSGGMRQRFGIAQALLANPQLIIVDEPTAGLDPEERNRFLNLLSEIGENVIVILSTHIVEDVRDLCKNMAILSKGKIIAKGNPSELVHTIENKVWSKIIQKEHIDAYRKSFNVISAKLVSGETQIRVLADSRPEEGFQQITSNLEDHYFATVAAN; this is encoded by the coding sequence ATGAATACTCTACAAATTACCAATCTAACCAAAACATACCCTAATGGTGTAAAAGCTATAAACGATATCTCTCTGACTATTACTAACGGTATGTTTGGTTTGTTAGGTGCAAACGGTGCAGGCAAATCATCTTTAATGCGTACTATCGCTTCACTGCAAGAACCCAGTTCTGGATCAATTTCATTTAATAATGAAGACATTGTCTCTAAACCACAATATGTTCGTGAAAACCTAGGCTATTTACCACAAGAATTTGGAGTATATCCAAAAGTTTCTGCAGAAAAACTTCTTAACCATATGGCAGTTTTAAAAGGTATTACAAATAAGAAGACACGTAAAGATCAAGTTGAAGCACTATTGCAACAAACGAATTTATTTGAGCATCGTAAAAAAGCAGTGCATACATTTTCCGGAGGAATGCGCCAACGATTTGGTATTGCACAAGCGTTATTGGCAAACCCACAGCTTATTATAGTTGACGAGCCAACTGCCGGATTAGATCCTGAAGAACGTAACCGATTTTTAAATTTATTAAGTGAGATAGGAGAAAATGTTATTGTGATCCTGTCTACACATATAGTAGAAGATGTACGTGATTTATGCAAGAATATGGCAATCCTTTCCAAAGGAAAAATTATAGCTAAAGGAAACCCTTCAGAATTAGTACATACTATCGAAAATAAAGTATGGAGTAAAATCATCCAAAAAGAACATATCGATGCTTATAGAAAAAGTTTTAATGTGATTTCTGCAAAATTAGTTTCAGGAGAAACACAGATACGCGTATTAGCAGATTCAAGACCCGAAGAAGGGTTTCAACAAATCACTTCCAATTTAGAAGATCATTATTTTGCTACTGTAGCTGCTAATTAA
- a CDS encoding GHKL domain-containing protein, producing the protein MLAFIKKYKAFIIGFIITWVLILILSAKGVILIDKDDILTNILGFLFYWILISMTIYKLPYFKENIKIVYRIIALIVFLIIVLILDANSGTPDNPLVILFLIVFYLSSVYILTPKFFKKYRWIILGVYAFAFGVFLYYRLFSGSFENYTSRKEDILLLFIIPAPIFFFLWVYEQWKWVKGLQAEKITAELSLLKTQVNPHFFFNTLNNLYALTIKNSKQAPEVILKLSEMMRYTIYEGKKDTVPLKEEIIYLENYIELHKIRYHKSVMIQFEHTIVENDTIAPLLFIILLENALKHGVESLTENAYVKMNLRSDDKEIHFSIENNFDPKEVNPEKGIGLENLKHRLSLIYPKNHKLLIIEKENTFTVDLKITKND; encoded by the coding sequence ATGTTAGCATTTATAAAAAAATATAAGGCATTTATTATAGGGTTCATAATCACTTGGGTTTTGATTTTGATTTTATCGGCTAAGGGCGTTATCCTTATTGACAAAGATGACATACTTACTAACATTCTAGGTTTTCTGTTTTACTGGATATTGATCTCTATGACGATTTATAAGCTGCCTTATTTTAAAGAGAATATAAAGATTGTTTATAGGATTATAGCATTAATTGTTTTTTTAATTATTGTATTAATATTAGATGCTAATAGTGGCACCCCAGATAACCCGTTAGTCATACTCTTCTTAATAGTTTTTTATTTAAGCAGTGTTTATATTCTAACTCCAAAATTCTTTAAAAAATATCGATGGATTATATTAGGAGTTTATGCTTTCGCATTTGGTGTGTTTTTATATTATCGATTATTTTCAGGAAGTTTTGAAAATTATACAAGTCGTAAAGAAGATATCTTATTACTATTTATTATTCCTGCCCCTATATTTTTCTTTCTCTGGGTTTATGAGCAATGGAAATGGGTTAAAGGACTACAAGCAGAAAAAATTACAGCTGAATTATCGTTATTAAAAACACAGGTAAATCCGCATTTCTTTTTCAATACCTTAAATAATTTATACGCATTAACAATTAAAAACTCTAAACAAGCACCGGAAGTCATTTTAAAACTATCTGAAATGATGCGTTATACCATATATGAAGGCAAAAAAGATACAGTTCCTCTTAAAGAAGAAATCATCTATCTAGAGAACTATATTGAACTGCATAAAATAAGATATCATAAAAGCGTGATGATTCAATTTGAACATACAATTGTTGAGAATGATACTATTGCACCTTTATTATTTATTATTTTATTAGAAAATGCATTAAAACATGGTGTTGAATCTTTAACTGAAAATGCCTATGTTAAAATGAATTTAAGAAGTGATGATAAAGAAATACATTTTTCCATTGAAAATAACTTTGACCCAAAAGAAGTTAACCCAGAAAAAGGTATAGGTTTAGAAAATTTAAAACATCGATTATCTTTAATTTACCCTAAAAATCATAAATTATTAATTATAGAAAAAGAGAATACTTTTACTGTAGATTTAAAAATCACAAAGAATGATTAA
- a CDS encoding DNA-binding response regulator, with translation MIKYIIVDDEPLAHELIEEFCGMLPHLQLEKHCYNALEAMQFLNSNTIDFMFLDLNMPKLKGFDFLRTLTNPPKVIVTTAYKEFALEGFELNVSDYLLKPFSFERLVKAVNTVIGTQTQSNTKEIITTKAEKYRFFIKGDKKYHQIISDEILFIEAYGNYTKLFLKDEMIVSHEKISAFEELLPKDDFLRVHKSFIIALDKVKQIEGNRMIIENHKIPIGQTYKSSISKLYNS, from the coding sequence ATGATTAAATATATTATTGTAGACGATGAACCATTAGCACACGAGCTTATTGAAGAGTTTTGCGGAATGCTCCCACACTTACAATTAGAAAAGCATTGCTACAATGCACTTGAAGCTATGCAATTTTTAAATAGTAACACTATAGATTTTATGTTTCTGGATTTGAACATGCCAAAACTAAAAGGGTTTGATTTTTTAAGAACATTAACTAATCCACCAAAAGTAATTGTAACTACAGCTTATAAAGAGTTTGCTTTAGAAGGTTTTGAATTAAATGTTTCAGATTATCTACTAAAGCCTTTTAGTTTTGAACGTCTTGTAAAAGCTGTAAATACAGTTATTGGTACCCAAACACAATCAAACACAAAAGAAATTATTACCACAAAAGCAGAGAAATATCGCTTTTTCATTAAAGGTGATAAAAAATACCATCAAATTATTTCAGATGAAATCTTATTTATTGAAGCTTATGGTAATTACACTAAATTGTTTTTAAAAGATGAAATGATCGTAAGTCACGAAAAGATATCAGCTTTTGAGGAATTGTTACCTAAAGATGATTTTTTACGAGTTCACAAATCATTTATTATTGCTTTAGATAAAGTTAAGCAAATAGAAGGGAATCGTATGATAATTGAAAACCATAAAATCCCTATCGGACAAACTTATAAAAGTAGTATTAGTAAACTTTATAATTCTTGA
- a CDS encoding UTP--glucose-1-phosphate uridylyltransferase, whose product MAAGSGSRYGKLKQFDELGPKDEFLMEFSIFDAIENGFDHIVIITKAANQEFLQNYLSERLPKHIKLDVLIQDVNDLPKGVTLNTERIKPWGTAHAVWTARNIINTDFVIINADDYYGKPAFVGASNFVKNNNSNTTYAIVGYNLKDTLSEHGSVSRGVCLENDGTLVSIEEHTKIQEVSGNIFDEDSNKNLDPDTIVSMNFWICNPMIFDYIETYFSDFLNVPENLEKSEIYLPFVAQEMMANGLIDINVIPSNSNWFGVTYYDDKNEAVKTLAELTTNNKYPSPLWNS is encoded by the coding sequence ATGGCTGCTGGAAGCGGGAGTCGTTACGGAAAATTAAAGCAGTTCGATGAACTTGGCCCTAAAGATGAGTTTTTAATGGAGTTTAGCATTTTTGATGCTATAGAAAATGGTTTCGATCATATTGTAATTATAACTAAAGCTGCCAATCAAGAATTTTTACAGAACTATTTATCTGAACGTTTACCCAAACATATAAAGTTAGATGTATTAATACAGGATGTTAACGATTTACCTAAAGGTGTAACTCTTAATACTGAGCGCATTAAACCTTGGGGAACAGCACATGCTGTTTGGACAGCAAGAAATATAATTAATACAGATTTTGTAATTATTAATGCAGATGATTATTATGGAAAACCTGCTTTTGTAGGAGCTTCTAATTTTGTGAAAAATAATAATTCTAATACTACTTATGCAATTGTAGGTTATAATTTAAAAGATACTTTATCAGAACATGGTTCTGTATCCAGAGGTGTTTGTCTTGAAAATGATGGCACTTTAGTTTCCATTGAAGAGCATACCAAAATACAAGAGGTTTCAGGAAATATATTTGATGAAGATTCTAATAAAAATCTAGATCCAGATACTATAGTATCTATGAATTTTTGGATTTGTAACCCTATGATCTTTGATTATATAGAAACTTATTTTTCTGATTTCTTAAATGTTCCTGAAAACTTGGAGAAAAGTGAAATTTATTTGCCTTTTGTTGCCCAAGAAATGATGGCAAATGGGTTAATTGACATTAATGTTATCCCCTCTAATAGTAATTGGTTTGGAGTAACTTATTATGATGATAAAAATGAAGCTGTAAAGACCTTAGCTGAACTTACTACTAATAATAAGTACCCTTCACCTCTATGGAACTCATAA
- a CDS encoding rhodanese-like domain-containing protein: MKRFFFLLFFIVLLSMNFSCFQSTSNNSVVEVVSAEEMQEITQLEDVQLVDVRSANKYESGFIANAQNIDYLSPTFDEEIEKLDKSKPVVVYCEKGGRSAKCVEKMKDAGFIKIYELDGGIAKWKFKGYEVEETTP, from the coding sequence ATGAAACGTTTCTTTTTTTTATTATTTTTTATTGTACTATTAAGTATGAATTTTAGTTGTTTTCAATCCACATCAAATAACAGTGTGGTAGAAGTTGTTTCTGCAGAAGAGATGCAAGAAATTACTCAATTAGAAGATGTACAATTAGTAGATGTGAGATCTGCAAATAAATATGAATCTGGGTTTATTGCAAACGCACAGAATATAGATTATTTATCTCCTACTTTTGATGAAGAAATCGAGAAATTAGATAAATCTAAACCTGTAGTAGTATATTGCGAAAAAGGAGGGAGAAGTGCTAAATGTGTTGAGAAAATGAAAGATGCAGGTTTTATAAAAATTTATGAATTAGATGGAGGTATAGCTAAATGGAAATTTAAAGGCTATGAAGTAGAAGAAACTACACCATAA
- a CDS encoding rhodanese-like domain-containing protein, producing the protein MADLSQNEWTTQLENDTNAIILDVRTDVEVEEGIIPDAKHIDIYLGQGFIDEIEELDKAKNYYIYCRSGNRSGQACNIMEELGFENTYNLIGGFNEWEGEVTNN; encoded by the coding sequence ATGGCAGATTTAAGTCAAAATGAGTGGACAACTCAACTAGAAAATGATACTAATGCGATCATTTTAGATGTAAGAACAGATGTAGAAGTTGAGGAAGGAATTATTCCTGATGCAAAGCATATAGATATTTACCTTGGACAAGGGTTTATAGATGAAATTGAAGAATTAGACAAGGCTAAAAATTACTATATATATTGCAGATCAGGAAATAGAAGTGGTCAAGCATGCAATATAATGGAAGAATTAGGGTTTGAAAATACATATAACCTTATTGGTGGATTTAATGAATGGGAAGGAGAAGTGACCAATAATTAA
- a CDS encoding thioredoxin family protein, which produces MKILKIIPIVALLLLVSAFTINDKITKVKGYNIGDIATDFKLKNIDGNMVSLSDYDDSKGFIVIFTCNTCPYAVAYEDRIIALDKKFKSKGYPVIAIMPNNPNIKPGDNFNAMKTRAKSKGFTFPYLIDEGQKIYPQYGATKTPHVYVLKKTEKGNQVKYIGTIDDNYQDAKAVNVKYVEEAVESLLIGKEIKEKTTRAIGCSIKV; this is translated from the coding sequence ATGAAAATACTTAAAATTATTCCGATAGTAGCTTTACTATTATTAGTAAGTGCTTTTACAATTAATGATAAAATAACAAAAGTTAAAGGTTATAATATAGGAGATATAGCTACAGATTTTAAATTAAAAAATATTGATGGAAACATGGTGTCATTATCAGATTATGATGATTCAAAAGGGTTTATTGTAATCTTCACTTGTAATACATGTCCTTATGCTGTAGCTTATGAAGATCGTATTATTGCGCTTGATAAAAAGTTTAAATCTAAGGGTTATCCTGTAATAGCAATAATGCCAAATAATCCTAATATAAAACCAGGAGATAACTTTAATGCTATGAAAACTAGAGCAAAAAGTAAAGGGTTTACATTTCCATATTTAATAGATGAAGGACAAAAAATATATCCGCAATATGGGGCTACTAAAACACCACATGTATATGTATTAAAGAAAACAGAAAAAGGGAATCAAGTAAAATACATAGGAACTATAGATGATAATTATCAAGATGCTAAAGCTGTTAATGTAAAATATGTTGAAGAAGCAGTAGAGTCATTGCTTATAGGAAAAGAAATAAAAGAAAAAACAACACGTGCTATTGGTTGTTCAATAAAAGTTTAA
- a CDS encoding TlpA family protein disulfide reductase has product MRLFKLIIFFVLVSCGKTSEVKTVTSTLAPLNQSLELEVYDFDGLSPLINKNDNKTHIVNFWATWCLPCIKELPYFEAINKKYLSENVEVLLVSLDFPNQYEKKLKPYILEHNLKSKVVALNDTDMNSWIPKIDEEWTGAIPMTIIYNNKERKFYEQSFTYEQLEEELKQFINN; this is encoded by the coding sequence ATGAGGTTATTTAAATTAATAATATTTTTTGTGCTTGTGTCTTGTGGAAAGACTTCTGAAGTAAAAACAGTTACGTCTACGTTAGCACCTTTAAATCAAAGTTTAGAACTTGAAGTTTATGATTTTGATGGTTTAAGCCCATTAATAAATAAAAATGATAATAAAACACATATAGTGAATTTTTGGGCAACTTGGTGCTTACCATGCATTAAAGAATTACCTTATTTTGAAGCAATAAATAAAAAATACCTTTCTGAAAATGTTGAAGTACTGTTAGTAAGCTTGGATTTCCCTAATCAATATGAGAAAAAACTAAAGCCTTATATTCTAGAGCATAATCTAAAATCTAAAGTTGTAGCCTTAAATGATACGGATATGAATTCGTGGATTCCAAAAATAGATGAAGAATGGACAGGAGCAATCCCTATGACAATTATATATAATAATAAAGAGCGTAAATTTTATGAACAATCTTTTACATATGAACAATTAGAAGAAGAATTAAAACAATTTATAAATAACTAA
- a CDS encoding MarR family transcriptional regulator, with protein sequence MSIEDDLKTNKTLPLTTKTVVNLMYTSGFVFNSLTKALKPHDVTTQQFNVLRILRGQKGKGVTLATIQERMVNKMSNTTRLIDKLKQKQYVTRVLDKDNRRKVSISITKEGLSFLSSIEELIDNTEKEVTKNLTSQELIILNDFLEKIRQNSN encoded by the coding sequence ATGAGCATTGAAGATGATTTAAAAACCAACAAAACACTACCACTTACTACAAAAACAGTAGTTAATTTAATGTATACTAGCGGTTTCGTTTTTAATAGCTTAACAAAAGCATTAAAACCTCACGATGTTACAACACAACAATTTAATGTGTTACGTATTTTAAGAGGTCAGAAAGGAAAAGGTGTCACTCTAGCTACCATACAAGAACGAATGGTTAATAAAATGAGTAATACAACTCGGTTAATTGATAAGTTGAAACAGAAACAGTATGTTACAAGAGTTTTAGATAAAGATAACCGACGTAAAGTTTCAATCTCAATAACTAAAGAAGGATTAAGTTTTTTATCTAGTATTGAGGAATTAATTGACAACACCGAAAAAGAAGTAACCAAAAACTTAACTTCTCAAGAGCTCATTATTTTAAATGATTTTTTAGAGAAGATAAGACAAAATAGCAATTAG
- a CDS encoding anthranilate synthase component I family protein → MKTFNLYTHHKKILADTITPVSIYLKIRDKYPNSILLESSDYHANDNTFSYICFNPIASIKIDKEIITQTFPDGSITSSDIETSVEVTDKIHEFTKRFEADSNDDFKFINNGIFGYMAYDAVRYFEDVQISKKSNSIEIPDIYYAVYQNIIAINHFKNEAYIFAHCYNSESNIEDIHQLIKAKQFASYQFSTNGKITSNLTDDEYKNHVELAKKHCARGDVFQLVLSKKFSQEFKGDEFNVYRALRSVNPSPYLFYFDYGDFKIFGSSPEAQLIVSDGQAEIHPIAGTFKRTGNDLKDAELAKQLAVDEKENAEHVMLVDLARNDLSRNGSEVTVDTYREVQFFSHVIHLVSKVTGKKHDNVSTIQVVADTFPAGTLSGAPKHRAMQLIEQYEKTSRAFYGGAIGFMDFKGNFNHAIMIRTFLSKNHQLHWQAGAGLVSKSNPENELQEVYNKLGALTKAIELAKDI, encoded by the coding sequence ATGAAGACATTTAATTTATATACACATCACAAAAAAATACTTGCAGATACAATTACACCAGTAAGTATTTATTTAAAAATAAGAGATAAATATCCGAATAGCATTTTATTAGAAAGTAGTGATTATCATGCTAACGATAATACTTTTTCATATATCTGCTTTAATCCTATTGCTTCAATAAAAATTGATAAAGAGATAATTACGCAAACATTCCCTGATGGAAGTATCACTTCAAGCGATATAGAAACCAGTGTTGAAGTCACTGATAAAATCCATGAATTTACAAAACGTTTTGAGGCTGATTCAAATGATGATTTTAAATTTATAAACAATGGTATTTTTGGATATATGGCTTACGATGCGGTACGCTATTTTGAAGATGTTCAAATTTCTAAAAAAAGCAACTCTATAGAGATTCCAGATATTTACTATGCCGTGTACCAGAATATAATTGCTATAAACCATTTTAAAAATGAAGCTTATATTTTTGCACATTGTTATAATTCTGAAAGTAATATTGAAGATATTCATCAGCTTATAAAAGCGAAGCAATTTGCATCTTATCAATTTTCAACTAATGGAAAAATTACCTCTAATTTAACTGATGATGAATATAAAAATCATGTTGAACTAGCTAAAAAGCATTGTGCTCGTGGAGATGTTTTTCAATTAGTATTATCTAAAAAGTTCTCACAAGAGTTTAAAGGCGACGAATTTAATGTATATCGTGCGTTAAGAAGTGTTAATCCATCTCCTTACCTATTTTATTTTGACTATGGTGATTTTAAAATATTTGGAAGTTCTCCAGAAGCACAATTAATAGTTAGTGATGGACAAGCCGAAATACACCCTATTGCTGGAACATTTAAGCGTACAGGTAACGATTTAAAGGATGCCGAATTAGCAAAACAACTTGCTGTTGACGAAAAGGAAAATGCAGAACATGTTATGTTAGTAGATTTGGCTAGAAACGATTTAAGCCGTAATGGAAGTGAAGTTACAGTAGATACTTATAGAGAGGTACAGTTTTTCTCTCACGTAATACATTTAGTAAGTAAAGTTACTGGTAAAAAACACGACAACGTATCTACCATACAAGTAGTTGCAGATACGTTTCCTGCTGGTACACTAAGTGGTGCACCTAAGCACAGAGCAATGCAGCTTATAGAACAATATGAAAAAACAAGTCGTGCTTTTTATGGTGGAGCTATTGGGTTTATGGATTTTAAAGGCAACTTTAATCACGCCATTATGATCAGAACTTTTTTAAGTAAAAATCATCAATTACATTGGCAAGCTGGTGCCGGTTTAGTTTCTAAATCAAATCCAGAAAATGAATTACAAGAAGTATATAACAAGTTAGGCGCATTAACAAAGGCAATAGAACTAGCTAAAGACATTTAA
- a CDS encoding aminodeoxychorismate/anthranilate synthase component II, which translates to MDVLVIDNYDSFTYNLVHYLEDLECNVIVKRNDKLTLKDVEVFDKIILSPGPGIPDEAGLLKEIIKTYAPTKSILGVCLGQQAIGEVFGGTLINLDTVYHGVSTTVNITVDDENLFDGLDKTIEVGRYHSWVIDVDLPEQLEATSFDENGQVMSLRHRTYDVKGVQYHPESVLTPSGKQILKNWIEN; encoded by the coding sequence ATGGACGTATTAGTTATAGATAATTATGATAGTTTTACTTATAATCTTGTACATTATTTAGAAGATTTAGAGTGCAATGTTATTGTAAAACGAAATGATAAATTAACATTAAAGGATGTTGAAGTATTTGATAAAATAATACTTTCTCCTGGGCCTGGAATTCCTGATGAAGCAGGTTTATTAAAAGAAATTATAAAAACTTATGCTCCAACAAAAAGCATTTTAGGAGTGTGTTTGGGTCAACAAGCCATAGGAGAAGTTTTTGGTGGTACTTTAATAAATCTAGATACTGTATATCATGGTGTATCCACTACAGTAAATATTACTGTTGATGACGAAAATCTATTTGATGGTCTTGATAAAACAATAGAAGTCGGACGCTATCACTCATGGGTAATAGATGTTGATCTACCTGAGCAATTAGAAGCAACTTCGTTTGACGAAAATGGACAAGTAATGTCTTTAAGGCATAGAACTTATGATGTTAAAGGTGTACAATATCACCCTGAATCTGTGTTAACACCAAGCGGTAAACAAATATTAAAAAATTGGATTGAGAACTAA